One segment of Ipomoea triloba cultivar NCNSP0323 chromosome 12, ASM357664v1 DNA contains the following:
- the LOC115997919 gene encoding phosphatidylinositol:ceramide inositolphosphotransferase 1-like translates to MSLYIGREASKLWKRVCSETATEISLLAENWKYILCGLIFQYIHGVAARGVHYLHRPGPTLQDVGFFILPELGPDKAYISETVFSVIFLSFVLWTFHPFICKNKKIYTVLIWCRVLAFLVACQILRIITFYSTQLPGPNYHCREGSKLARLPRPDSIVEVLLINFPRGVLYGCGDLIFSSHMIFSLVFVRTYHKYGTQRFVKHCAWLAVIVQSFLIVASHKHYTVDIVVAWYTVNLVVFFIDKKLAELPDRSGPVALPLTKDNKTKEENHKLLNGNSGDPAEKRARSQINGKIVENGNITHAETAMNGV, encoded by the exons ATGTCACTTTACATTGGTCGTGAGGCCTCCAAG CTATGGAAGAGAGTTTGTTCAGAGACTGCAACGGAGATCAGCCTTCTTGCCGAGAACTGGAAGTATATTCTTTGCGGTCTAATTTTTCAG TACATCCATGGAGTGGCTGCTCGAGGGGTTCATTACTTACATCGCCCAGGACCCACACTTCAAGATGTTGGGTTCTTTATTTTACCG GAACTTGGTCCAGACAAAGCTTACATCAGCGAAACAGTATTTTCCGTCATCTTTCTGTCTTTTGTCTTG TGGACTTTCCATCCTTTTATTTGCAAGAACAAAAAGATTTACACGGTTCTAATATGGTGCAGGGTCCTGGCTTTCTTAGTT GCTTGCCAAATCCTTCGGATCATTACTTTCTATTCTACGCAGCTTCCTGGTCCAAATTATCACTGTCGTGAG GGCTCAAAACTTGCGAGACTGCCTCGTCCTGATAGTATTGTAGAAgttcttttaattaatt TTCCTCGGGGAGTGCTTTATGGCTGTGGGGATCTAATATTTTCATCTCATATGATATTCTCTCTTGTCTTTGTCCGCACATATCATAAATATGGTACACAAAG GTTTGTAAAGCATTGTGCATGGTTAGCTGTTATTGTTCAAAGCTTCTTGATTGTTGCATCTCACAAACATTACACTGTAGACATTGTGGTGGCATG GTACACTGTTAATTTGGTGGTCTTCTTTATTGACAAAAAATTGGCAG AATTGCCTGATCGCTCTGGACCGGTGGCATTACCATTGACAAAGGACAACAAGACTAAAGAAGAGAACCACAAACTTTTGAATGGGAATTCTGGAGACCCTGCAGAAAAG AGGGCAAGATCCCAAATCAATGGAAAGATAGTAGAGAACGGGAACATAACGCATGCTGAAACAGCAATGAATGGTGTATAG
- the LOC115999116 gene encoding serine/threonine-protein kinase BSK5-like: MGARCSKFSFCWWHSHLKPSLLDSSDLENGEKNAWPSFTEFSFEELKAATNGFCLDNIVSEHGEKAPNVVFKGQLRNGRWIAVKRFNKYAWPDSRQFMDETKTVGSLRSERLANLIGCCCEGEERLLVAEFMTNETLAKHLFHWESQPMKWAMRLRVAFYLAQALEYCSSKGRAIYHDLNAYRVLFDQDGNPRLSCFGLMKNSRDGKSYSTNLAFTPPEYMRTGRVTPESVVYSFGTMLLDLLSGKHIPPSHALDLIRGKNFLMLMDSCLEGHFSNDDGTQLVRLATRCLQYEARERPNAKSLVESLMPLQKETEVPSYVLLGIPHGTASPSQPLLLTPMGEACLRVDLTAFHEILDKTGYKDDEGIANELSFQVWTDQMQETLNSKKQGDSAFRAKDFATAIDCYSQFIEGGSMVSPTVYARRCLCYLMSEMAQEALGDALQAQVVSPEWPTAFYLQATALFSLGMENDAQEILKEATNLEAKRNKN; encoded by the exons ATGGGCGCTCGCTGCTCAAAGTTTTCTTTTTGCTGGTGGCACTCTCACCTCAAGCCTTCCCTTCTCGATTCCTCTGATCTTG AGAATGGGGAGAAAAACGCGTGGCCGAGTTTTACGGAGTTCAGTTTCGAGGAGCTGAAAGCCGCGACCAATGGGTTTTGTTTGGACAACATTGTATCAGAGCACGGGGAGAAAGCTCCCAATGTGGTGTTCAAGGGGCAGCTCAGAAATGGGCGATGGATAGCGGTTAAGCGTTTCAACAAGTATGCTTGGCCTGATTCTCGTCAATTCATG GATGAGACCAAGACAGTGGGGAGTCTAAGGAGTGAAAGATTGGCCAATCTGATTGGGTGCTGCTGTGAAGGGGAAGAGAGACTGCTGGTGGCAGAGTTTATGACCAATGAGACCCTTGCAAAGCATTTATTTCACT GGGAGAGCCAGCCGATGAAATGGGCGATGAGGTTGAGGGTGGCGTTTTACTTAGCACAAGCTTTGGAGTACTGCAGTAGCAAGGGTCGGGCGATATATCATGATCTGAATGCTTACAGAGTCTTGTTTGATCAG GATGGTAATCCCAGGCTCTCTTGCTTCGGCCTAATGAAGAATAGCAGAGATGGCAAAAGTTATAGCACAAACCTGGCTTTCACCCCACCGGAGTACATGAGGACAG GAAGAGTGACACCTGAAAGTGTGGTGTATAGCTTTGGGACTATGTTGTTGGACCTTCTGAGTGGCAAACATATTCCCCCAAGCCAT GCACTAGATTTAATCCGTGGCAAGAATTTCCTGATGCTAATGGATTCTTGTTTGGAGGGTCATTTTTCTAATGATGATGGAACTCAGCTAGTTCGTTTGGCCACGCGTTGTTTGCAATACGAAGCACGTGAAAGGCCAAACGCAAAGTCTCTTGTTGAGTCTCTTATGCCTCTCCAAAAGGAAACCGAG GTGCCATCatatgttttgttgggtattccTCATGGAACCGCAAGTCCATCGCAGCCATTGTTGTTGACACCAATGGGTGAAGCATGCTTGAGAGTGGATCTTACCGCATTTCATGAAATATTGGACAAGACTGGATACAAGGATGATGAAGGAATTGCCAACGAG CTATCGTTCCAAGTATGGACAGACCAGATGCAAGAGACCCTGAATTCCAAGAAGCAAGGCGACTCAGCCTTCCGGGCCAAGGATTTTGCAACCGCTATTGATTGTTACTCGCAG TTCATTGAGGGTGGAAGTATGGTGTCACCCACTGTTTACGCGAGGCGGTGCTTGTGTTATCTGATGAGCGAGATGGCGCAAGAAGCTCTGGGGGATGCACTTCAGGCTCAAGTAGTTTCGCCGGAATGGCCCACTGCATTCTATCTTCAGGCAACTGCACTGTTCAGCCTGGGGATGGAGAATGATGCTCAGGAGATACTAAAAGAAGCCACCAACTTGGAAGCCAAAAGGAACAAGAATTAG